In one Sulfurimonas hongkongensis genomic region, the following are encoded:
- a CDS encoding DUF2149 domain-containing protein — protein MAIRLLNEDDDNNPMNSVINLIDIFLVVIAALLIIISQNPLNPFSSDDVTVIKNSGKKNMEIMVKKGKEIKTFKSQGNIGEGNGEKAGISYKMEDGSFVYVPNKEAKI, from the coding sequence CTAAATGAAGATGATGATAATAATCCAATGAACTCAGTAATTAACTTAATAGATATCTTTTTGGTTGTTATTGCAGCTCTACTTATTATAATCTCTCAAAATCCACTAAATCCGTTTAGTAGTGATGATGTGACTGTTATAAAAAACTCTGGAAAGAAAAACATGGAAATTATGGTTAAAAAAGGTAAAGAGATAAAAACTTTTAAATCTCAAGGAAATATTGGTGAAGGAAATGGTGAAAAAGCCGGTATATCATACAAAATGGAAGATGGCTCATTCGTATATGTACCAAACAAAGAA